Proteins co-encoded in one Pseudomonadota bacterium genomic window:
- a CDS encoding squalene--hopene cyclase has protein sequence MTIADKRSSDDQGLTEELSTTQGQLGFPVEPGTGGVIGPIRRPPVKDEIVDPASGRQIRISGKRLTATSVLDDTVRLMKSLQRRDGYWWFALEANETIGAEFIFLMHYLGEVDPEVLKGISRRILDVQRADGTWALYHEGPADLSTTVECYFALKLAGMDTQDPRMLRAREYILSAGGAEKSRVFTRIHLAMFGLVPWDAAPAMPAEFIFLPSWSYISIYSFSSWARATIVPLLIFVSQKKVERLPDNFTLDEIFLAPTDKRNYSFNSENGFFSIENFFIQIDRLLKRYEKNPLKKIRAKAIRRCSDWIWERVQRCEDIYPPLAYCAFAHRALGYPNDDPRIRRPFNALKMFQQRYATADVPALPPEIRDNGETRPSDLREAGIDPRTDSSEVFASHESQVTSHGISIHQQCCISPVWDTPWMIEALLEAGVSPSDPALLRATRWLMKRQITGVRGDWSVKNPRGKPGGWSFEFENDYYPDVDDTIQVLTALCRVSVPWRDKEKAVMTGIDWLISMQNDDGGWGAFDRNQNRTLVNRIPFSDHRACLDPSSPDITGRMVEFLMRRNYSTSHPAVRKALDYLWETQEEFGAWFARWGINYIYGTWCVLTALAAMGMRQTDSRVAKAVAWLESVQKPDGGFSEAADTYHPHKPFECYSASVPSQTAWALMAFTAGGAVHSRAAARAALHLINSRNSERGWDEMHYTGTGFPLHFYIRYHGYRHYFPLLALGRYFRAGGTCEAIERAGGRVSEVPVDAFNLKTSIRLS, from the coding sequence ATGACCATCGCAGACAAGAGATCGAGCGACGATCAGGGGCTCACAGAGGAGCTCTCAACGACCCAGGGCCAGCTCGGCTTCCCTGTCGAACCCGGCACGGGCGGCGTGATCGGTCCGATCCGGCGGCCGCCTGTGAAGGACGAGATCGTCGACCCTGCCTCGGGGAGACAGATCCGCATCAGCGGCAAGCGCTTAACCGCCACCTCGGTGCTGGATGACACGGTCCGCCTCATGAAGTCGCTCCAGCGCAGGGACGGCTACTGGTGGTTTGCGCTCGAGGCAAACGAGACCATCGGCGCCGAGTTCATCTTTCTCATGCACTACTTGGGCGAAGTCGATCCGGAGGTCCTCAAGGGCATATCCAGGCGCATACTCGACGTGCAGCGCGCAGACGGGACCTGGGCCCTGTATCACGAGGGACCGGCCGACCTGTCCACCACGGTCGAGTGCTACTTTGCCTTGAAGCTCGCGGGCATGGATACGCAAGACCCCAGGATGCTGAGGGCCCGGGAGTATATTCTCTCTGCGGGCGGCGCTGAAAAATCCCGTGTTTTCACAAGGATACATCTTGCAATGTTCGGGCTCGTTCCCTGGGATGCGGCCCCGGCAATGCCTGCGGAGTTCATCTTCCTGCCGAGCTGGTCGTACATCTCCATATATTCCTTCTCCAGCTGGGCAAGGGCCACCATCGTCCCCCTGCTCATCTTCGTCTCTCAGAAAAAGGTCGAGAGGTTGCCCGACAACTTCACGCTGGACGAGATATTTCTGGCCCCGACCGACAAGCGAAACTACTCCTTCAACTCCGAGAACGGGTTCTTCTCGATCGAGAATTTCTTCATACAGATCGACCGCCTGCTCAAGAGATATGAGAAAAACCCTTTAAAGAAGATTCGAGCAAAGGCCATCCGGCGCTGCTCCGACTGGATCTGGGAGCGGGTCCAGAGGTGCGAGGACATCTATCCGCCGCTCGCTTACTGCGCGTTTGCGCACAGGGCCTTGGGATATCCCAACGACGACCCGAGGATCAGGCGGCCCTTCAATGCCCTGAAGATGTTCCAGCAGCGTTATGCGACTGCGGACGTGCCCGCGCTCCCGCCGGAGATCAGGGACAACGGCGAGACGAGGCCCTCCGACCTGCGCGAGGCAGGGATCGACCCCCGCACGGATTCATCCGAGGTCTTCGCAAGTCACGAGTCACAAGTCACGAGTCACGGCATTTCGATTCATCAGCAGTGCTGCATCTCCCCTGTCTGGGACACCCCCTGGATGATCGAGGCGCTGCTCGAGGCAGGCGTCTCACCCTCCGACCCCGCCCTCCTCCGCGCGACGCGCTGGCTCATGAAGAGGCAGATCACCGGCGTGCGGGGCGACTGGTCGGTCAAAAACCCCAGGGGAAAGCCGGGCGGCTGGTCGTTCGAGTTCGAGAACGACTACTACCCGGACGTCGACGACACGATACAGGTCCTCACCGCGCTCTGCCGCGTCTCGGTCCCGTGGCGCGACAAGGAGAAGGCGGTGATGACCGGCATCGACTGGCTCATCTCCATGCAGAACGACGACGGGGGCTGGGGCGCGTTCGACCGCAACCAGAACCGGACGCTGGTCAACCGCATCCCGTTCTCGGACCACAGGGCGTGCCTGGACCCCTCATCCCCGGACATCACCGGCCGCATGGTGGAGTTCCTCATGAGGCGAAACTATTCCACCTCGCATCCCGCCGTCCGCAAGGCGCTGGACTACCTCTGGGAGACTCAGGAGGAGTTCGGGGCCTGGTTCGCCCGCTGGGGGATAAACTACATCTACGGGACGTGGTGCGTGCTCACGGCGCTTGCGGCCATGGGGATGAGGCAGACCGACTCCCGCGTGGCCAAGGCGGTCGCATGGCTCGAGTCGGTGCAGAAGCCCGACGGCGGCTTCAGCGAGGCGGCGGACACCTACCATCCGCACAAGCCGTTCGAATGCTACAGCGCAAGCGTCCCCTCCCAGACCGCGTGGGCGCTGATGGCGTTCACGGCAGGCGGTGCCGTCCATTCGAGGGCAGCGGCGAGGGCGGCCCTCCACCTAATAAACTCGCGTAACTCGGAAAGGGGCTGGGACGAGATGCATTACACGGGTACCGGCTTCCCGCTTCACTTCTACATCCGCTACCACGGCTACAGGCACTACTTCCCGCTCCTTGCCCTGGGCAGATACTTCAGGGCAGGCGGGACCTGCGAGGCGATCGAGCGCGCCGGCGGGAGGGTCTCGGAGGTGCCTGTGGACGCGTTCAACCTCAAGACGTCGATCAGGCTATCGTGA
- a CDS encoding RNA polymerase factor sigma-32, with protein sequence MNERDTRAPLPEGRALSVVDPLARYIQEVQAYPLVSAEEEVELARRFHEQGDVAAAKKLVAAHLRLVVRIAMEYRNAFHNVLDLIQEGSVGLMQAVRNFDPEKGARLSTYASWWIRSYILKYILDNFRLIRLGTTKAQKKLFYNLMQEKDKIESMGYYATPVELSKRLHVPESQVIDMQRRLTTPEFALEAPVGKGEGSAILQDFLPVDEPAADDRLAAGETQDMLRKKFDEFSSALSERERKIFQERLLAELPLTLQQIADEYGITKERVRQIEARLIERLKEFFKDSGISIDALSL encoded by the coding sequence ATGAACGAGAGGGACACAAGGGCTCCGCTCCCCGAGGGGAGGGCGCTGTCGGTGGTCGATCCCCTGGCGCGCTATATCCAGGAGGTTCAGGCCTATCCGCTCGTCTCGGCCGAGGAGGAGGTCGAGCTCGCGCGCCGGTTCCACGAGCAAGGCGACGTCGCCGCCGCGAAGAAGCTCGTGGCGGCGCACCTGAGGCTCGTGGTCAGGATCGCGATGGAGTACCGCAACGCCTTCCACAACGTGCTCGACCTCATCCAGGAGGGGAGCGTCGGCCTCATGCAGGCGGTGCGCAACTTCGACCCGGAAAAGGGGGCGAGGCTGTCCACCTACGCGTCGTGGTGGATCCGCTCCTACATCCTCAAGTACATACTCGACAACTTCCGCCTCATCAGGCTCGGCACCACCAAGGCCCAGAAGAAGCTCTTCTACAACCTCATGCAGGAGAAGGACAAGATCGAGTCCATGGGCTATTATGCGACGCCGGTCGAGCTCTCGAAGCGGCTTCACGTGCCCGAATCGCAGGTCATCGACATGCAGAGGCGGCTTACGACCCCCGAGTTCGCCCTCGAGGCGCCCGTTGGAAAGGGAGAAGGCTCCGCCATACTCCAGGACTTTCTGCCTGTGGACGAGCCCGCTGCCGACGATCGGCTCGCTGCGGGCGAGACCCAGGACATGCTCAGGAAGAAATTCGACGAGTTCTCCTCGGCCTTGAGCGAGAGGGAGAGGAAGATCTTTCAGGAGAGGCTCCTGGCCGAGCTGCCGCTCACGCTCCAGCAGATAGCGGACGAGTACGGCATCACAAAGGAGCGGGTGCGCCAGATCGAGGCGAGGCTCATAGAGAGGCTGAAGGAGTTCTTCAAGGACAGCGGGATCAGCATAGATGCCTTGAGCCTTTGA
- the recG gene encoding ATP-dependent DNA helicase RecG, which translates to MLLAMTDDRYHRHPLATPVQYVKGVGPALASILGRMGVLTVGDLLAVTPIRYIDRRRILAISELSPGGDRTVQGRVVASGVSFMGARRKRIYEVVVDDGTGKVSAKFFHFRQSYMREKFKPGVELMLSGDVSAYGRTHQFIHPEMETLSEGGSAPESAGRIMPVYPLTEGLYQKTMRRIVRNAWDAYNTHIKPVFPEPFAERHRLCDPWECLQEIHFPSPDLDPELLAIGRSAAHRTLIFDEFFFLELGLALRRRQHTVKQGIRFAADDGAHQRLVSALPFQLTEAQSRVISEIFSDMEKPVPMNRLLQGDVGSGKTVVALAAADKARACGFQTAIMAPTEILAEQHYSTIERLAGALGLNHALLTSSVKGKERSIVLAGIADGSVSLAVGTHALIQEGVNFKRLGFVVVDEQHRFGVMQRAQLRRKGAPGAGDGAWPDVLVMTATPIPRTLAMTLYGDLDVSVIDEMPKGRLPIITRLYEERQRAKLYEGIRHELVLGRQAYVVYPLIEESEKLDLKDATAMCRELKRVFEPHHRVELLHGRMPGEEKEAVMAEFKAGSIHVLAATSVVEVGVDVPNASVMVIEHAERFGLAQLHQLRGRVGRSTHQSYCILMADYRRSEDARQRLKVMTETTDGFRIAEEDLALRGPGEFMGTRQSGIPPFRIANLARDIGILSKAREAAFELAESDPGLEKPENARIREVLLARWEGRLTLADIS; encoded by the coding sequence ATGCTCCTCGCAATGACGGATGATAGATACCACAGACATCCGCTGGCCACGCCCGTCCAGTACGTCAAGGGGGTCGGCCCCGCGCTCGCCTCCATACTCGGCCGGATGGGCGTGCTCACCGTCGGCGATCTGCTCGCGGTGACCCCGATCCGCTACATCGACAGGAGAAGGATCCTCGCGATCTCGGAGCTCTCTCCCGGAGGTGACAGGACCGTGCAGGGCAGGGTGGTCGCCTCCGGGGTCTCGTTCATGGGCGCCCGGCGCAAGCGCATCTACGAGGTGGTGGTTGACGACGGGACCGGCAAGGTCTCGGCCAAATTCTTCCACTTCAGGCAGAGCTACATGCGCGAGAAGTTCAAGCCCGGGGTGGAGCTCATGCTCTCGGGCGACGTCTCGGCGTACGGGCGCACGCACCAGTTCATCCATCCGGAGATGGAGACGCTCTCCGAGGGCGGCTCCGCGCCCGAGTCCGCTGGCAGGATCATGCCCGTCTATCCGCTCACGGAGGGGCTCTACCAGAAGACCATGCGCAGGATCGTCCGCAACGCCTGGGACGCCTACAACACCCACATCAAGCCGGTATTCCCAGAGCCGTTCGCAGAGCGGCACCGCCTCTGCGACCCGTGGGAGTGCCTGCAGGAGATCCACTTCCCATCGCCAGACCTCGACCCCGAGCTGCTCGCCATCGGCCGCTCCGCCGCCCACCGCACCCTCATATTCGACGAGTTCTTCTTCCTGGAGCTCGGGCTGGCCCTCAGGAGGCGGCAGCACACGGTGAAGCAGGGGATTAGGTTCGCCGCGGACGACGGCGCTCACCAGAGGCTCGTCTCAGCGCTGCCTTTTCAGCTCACCGAGGCGCAGAGCAGGGTGATCTCGGAGATATTTTCGGACATGGAGAAACCGGTCCCCATGAACAGGCTGCTCCAGGGGGACGTGGGCAGCGGCAAGACCGTGGTCGCGCTCGCGGCCGCCGACAAGGCGCGCGCCTGTGGTTTCCAGACCGCCATCATGGCCCCCACCGAGATACTCGCGGAGCAGCACTACTCGACGATCGAGAGGCTGGCGGGCGCGCTCGGGCTCAATCACGCGCTGCTCACCAGCTCGGTGAAGGGCAAGGAGCGCTCGATCGTGCTCGCGGGGATCGCGGACGGCTCGGTGTCGCTCGCGGTCGGCACCCACGCCCTGATCCAGGAGGGGGTCAACTTCAAGAGGCTCGGCTTCGTGGTGGTGGACGAGCAGCACCGCTTCGGCGTGATGCAGCGCGCGCAGCTCAGGCGCAAGGGCGCCCCCGGTGCCGGGGACGGGGCCTGGCCCGACGTGCTGGTCATGACCGCAACGCCGATCCCGAGAACCCTCGCGATGACCCTCTACGGGGACCTCGACGTCTCGGTGATCGACGAGATGCCGAAGGGGCGGCTTCCGATAATCACGCGCCTCTACGAGGAGCGCCAGCGCGCAAAGCTCTACGAGGGCATACGCCACGAGCTCGTTCTCGGGCGCCAGGCGTACGTGGTCTACCCCCTGATCGAGGAGAGCGAGAAGCTCGACCTCAAGGACGCCACCGCGATGTGCAGGGAGCTCAAGCGCGTGTTCGAGCCGCACCATCGTGTGGAGCTCCTTCACGGCCGCATGCCGGGCGAAGAGAAGGAGGCCGTCATGGCCGAGTTCAAGGCGGGATCGATACACGTGCTCGCCGCGACCTCTGTCGTGGAGGTGGGCGTGGACGTTCCCAACGCCTCGGTGATGGTGATAGAGCACGCGGAGCGCTTCGGGCTGGCGCAGCTGCACCAGCTGAGGGGCAGGGTGGGCCGCTCCACGCACCAGTCGTACTGCATCCTCATGGCCGACTACCGCAGGTCAGAGGACGCGCGCCAGAGGCTCAAGGTCATGACCGAGACGACCGACGGATTCAGGATCGCGGAGGAGGACCTCGCCCTCAGGGGGCCGGGCGAGTTCATGGGCACGCGCCAGTCGGGCATACCTCCGTTTCGGATCGCCAACCTCGCGCGAGACATCGGCATCCTCTCCAAGGCCCGCGAGGCGGCGTTCGAGCTCGCCGAATCGGACCCCGGCCTGGAGAAACCTGAGAACGCACGAATCAGGGAGGTGCTGCTCGCCCGCTGGGAGGGCCGCCTCACGCTCGCGGACATCAGCTAG
- the lipA gene encoding lipoyl synthase, whose protein sequence is MGDPCDIGRLPPWLRKGAGEAASTHAMKKRLRVRGLHTVCEEARCPNLGECFARGTAAIMIMGAACTRACRFCAVGTGILAPLNPMEPSRVAEQVREMGLGHVVITSVTRDDLADGGAAHFAATVSAVRERCPAAIEVLTPDFEGREGDIRTVCSAAPDIFNHNVETVERLSPSIRDRASYGRSLEVLAVAKALMSGGLIKSGLMVGLGESDEEVEDTIIDLAKIGCDVVTIGQYLRPTKANMPVARYVEPEIFRKYEAMGLKHGIKHMFCGPFVRSSYLADKALL, encoded by the coding sequence ATGGGCGATCCCTGCGACATAGGGAGGCTCCCGCCGTGGCTCCGAAAGGGGGCCGGCGAGGCCGCCTCCACCCATGCCATGAAGAAGCGGCTCAGGGTTCGGGGCCTCCACACTGTCTGCGAAGAGGCCCGGTGCCCGAACCTGGGGGAGTGCTTTGCCCGCGGCACAGCTGCTATAATGATAATGGGCGCGGCGTGCACTCGCGCCTGCCGGTTCTGTGCGGTGGGGACCGGCATCTTGGCCCCCCTCAACCCTATGGAGCCGTCGAGGGTCGCGGAACAGGTCAGGGAGATGGGTCTTGGACATGTGGTGATAACCTCGGTCACCCGCGACGATCTCGCAGACGGGGGCGCTGCCCATTTTGCCGCGACTGTATCGGCGGTCAGAGAGCGGTGCCCTGCTGCTATCGAGGTCCTGACCCCGGACTTCGAGGGGAGGGAAGGCGACATAAGGACCGTCTGCAGCGCAGCACCCGATATCTTCAACCACAACGTCGAGACGGTGGAGAGGCTTTCTCCGTCGATCAGGGACAGGGCCTCCTACGGCCGATCGCTCGAGGTCCTCGCCGTCGCAAAGGCCCTCATGAGCGGCGGGCTCATAAAATCGGGCCTCATGGTGGGACTGGGCGAGAGCGACGAGGAGGTCGAGGACACGATAATCGACCTCGCGAAGATAGGTTGCGACGTCGTGACCATAGGACAGTACCTGAGGCCGACAAAGGCCAACATGCCGGTGGCGCGCTACGTTGAACCCGAGATATTTCGGAAATATGAGGCAATGGGGTTAAAGCATGGAATCAAACATATGTTTTGCGGCCCTTTTGTGCGCAGCTCATACCTGGCAGATAAAGCGTTACTTTAA
- a CDS encoding four helix bundle protein, with amino-acid sequence MLHEKLECYRQAILLAEDLSKEVAMWPKGFGYLSDQLKRAMASVVLNLAEGNARPSQPERRRFFHIARASVAEVAACVDLMLAFGLIRQDRMLSLKSRLTEISKMIWGLIR; translated from the coding sequence ATGCTTCACGAAAAACTGGAATGTTACCGGCAGGCGATTTTGTTGGCAGAGGACCTAAGCAAAGAGGTTGCCATGTGGCCCAAGGGATTTGGGTATCTTTCTGATCAGCTAAAGCGCGCCATGGCCTCAGTGGTCCTTAACCTCGCGGAGGGCAACGCCCGTCCTTCTCAGCCCGAGCGCCGCCGCTTCTTCCATATCGCCAGGGCCTCGGTTGCCGAGGTCGCGGCCTGCGTCGATCTCATGCTGGCATTCGGTCTGATCCGTCAGGACAGGATGCTCTCGCTCAAATCGCGTCTTACCGAGATCAGCAAAATGATCTGGGGCTTGATACGATGA
- a CDS encoding SUMF1/EgtB/PvdO family nonheme iron enzyme, protein MAAVTPTSPFCNGITTSAASTSFTTGNIAGHTMVGIPGGLTVIGSTVKSRFADVQNPPEWVLLQPYFIGETTVSESQYSEIMGARGPQMERNGTKQYRLDLGDFPGNHPAILTKLSTQVEAYLKKIGAQLDLPNEDQWENAARGPAVNIQQLMEEETGKFTPADVVDFVAGRFENLVFKVLGEIFTDPRVRAFQKMMSEGIPFFGWRVFGTPSGRLSHEEAWFGQGYNGKTAPVNWGPKNAYGLFNMTGNVKELVRDGSGRSGLRGGSWSDEADYVMLRAGDRSNEYTPEDDIGFRVSATSKE, encoded by the coding sequence ATGGCGGCAGTCACCCCAACATCCCCCTTTTGCAACGGAATCACGACATCAGCAGCGTCCACGTCTTTTACTACAGGCAATATCGCCGGCCACACGATGGTGGGGATTCCAGGCGGTCTTACTGTCATAGGATCTACTGTCAAATCACGGTTCGCTGACGTGCAGAACCCACCGGAGTGGGTTCTGCTCCAGCCATATTTCATCGGCGAGACGACTGTAAGCGAATCGCAGTATAGCGAGATCATGGGTGCCAGGGGCCCTCAAATGGAGCGGAATGGCACAAAGCAGTACCGCCTTGATCTGGGCGATTTTCCCGGAAATCATCCCGCAATCCTTACCAAATTGTCCACACAAGTGGAGGCTTATCTAAAAAAGATAGGGGCTCAACTTGATCTGCCCAATGAGGACCAGTGGGAGAACGCGGCCAGGGGCCCAGCGGTCAACATACAGCAACTCATGGAGGAGGAGACTGGCAAATTCACGCCTGCCGACGTGGTAGATTTCGTGGCCGGTCGGTTCGAGAATCTTGTATTCAAAGTCCTCGGAGAGATATTCACTGACCCGAGGGTGAGGGCCTTCCAAAAGATGATGAGCGAGGGTATTCCCTTTTTCGGCTGGCGAGTCTTTGGCACGCCTTCGGGTCGTCTGTCCCATGAGGAAGCATGGTTTGGCCAGGGATACAACGGCAAGACCGCACCCGTGAACTGGGGCCCGAAAAACGCCTATGGTCTGTTCAATATGACCGGCAATGTCAAGGAGCTGGTGCGGGATGGCAGTGGTCGCAGCGGGTTGCGCGGCGGCTCCTGGTCCGACGAAGCCGACTATGTGATGTTGCGCGCGGGGGACCGCAGCAACGAATACACTCCGGAAGACGATATCGGTTTTCGCGTGTCGGCCACTTCCAAAGAGTGA
- a CDS encoding four helix bundle protein — MNHEKLECFRQLIQAAEDLAKRVAKWPRGYGFMVDQVQRAMSSAVLNLAEGNGKRSSSRERRRFFEISMGSIAEVGACLDLALVYGLIHRPEQAALKSRLRLAYVKIRALP; from the coding sequence ATGAATCACGAAAAACTGGAATGTTTCAGGCAGTTGATCCAAGCGGCAGAGGACCTTGCAAAAAGGGTCGCCAAGTGGCCCCGGGGCTATGGTTTTATGGTCGATCAGGTTCAGCGCGCCATGTCGTCTGCTGTACTCAATCTTGCGGAGGGCAACGGCAAGCGCTCATCCTCTCGCGAGCGCCGCCGCTTCTTCGAAATATCCATGGGTTCTATTGCCGAGGTCGGGGCCTGTCTTGATCTCGCCCTTGTCTATGGCCTCATCCATCGGCCAGAGCAAGCCGCACTCAAATCGCGCCTCAGATTGGCCTATGTTAAAATCAGGGCCTTGCCATAG
- a CDS encoding SRPBCC family protein — MGRLTESIAIKAPIEKVFEVITDFESYPGFLSEIESARVVKRGKAKVEVAFTANIVSRINYTLEMRPSPPKRLEWSLVEGDIMEGNDGSWELTRLEPNLTDATFSVEVKLPFWVPAGFADATLKSGLPKMMAGFKSEAEKRASPRPAAKKPAAKKKGGLNSKTETRSRKLIKRS, encoded by the coding sequence ATGGGAAGGCTGACTGAGAGCATTGCGATCAAAGCGCCGATCGAGAAGGTCTTTGAGGTGATCACCGATTTCGAGAGCTATCCCGGCTTTCTCTCTGAGATCGAGAGCGCCAGGGTGGTGAAGAGGGGCAAGGCGAAGGTCGAGGTGGCATTCACGGCGAACATCGTAAGCCGCATCAATTATACGCTGGAGATGAGGCCCTCCCCGCCGAAGAGGCTGGAGTGGTCGCTGGTTGAGGGCGATATCATGGAGGGCAACGACGGATCCTGGGAACTCACCAGGCTCGAGCCGAATCTTACGGACGCCACGTTCAGCGTAGAGGTCAAGCTCCCGTTCTGGGTGCCGGCGGGCTTTGCCGACGCCACGCTCAAGTCAGGGCTGCCGAAGATGATGGCTGGATTCAAGTCAGAGGCGGAGAAGAGGGCATCTCCCAGGCCTGCCGCGAAAAAACCCGCGGCAAAGAAGAAGGGCGGGCTAAATTCGAAAACAGAGACGAGATCAAGAAAACTGATCAAGAGAAGCTGA